The DNA region CGAGGGCTGGACGGATGGAACAACGATCGCCTTGTTTAAGGACGAGTACAAGCTGCCGGTCATTCCACCGGAAATCGCAGCCTACATGGCAACCGCCGCCGAGCTTGCATTGCCACCCCTGCTGTTCCTCGGCATCTTCACGCGTTTCGCTGGGCTCGCGCTCCTGCTCATGACGCTCGTCATCCAGATCTTTGTCTATCCGAACGCCTTCGACACCCACGGTGTCTGGGCTGTCTCGTTACTCTACCTCATGAAGTACGGAGCCGGGATCGCCTCGATAGACCACTGGCTGGAATCCCGGTTGCGAGACACCGCCGTCGGGGGAGCGCCAGCCTCGAAGTAGAACGCATATTGCTCCCACGGCTGGCGCAACGATAATCCGACGCTGCGCATCAAGAAGTACGCGGAAGGCGAATTCCATACCTGGTCCGACGACGAGATCGCCCGTTATGAGGAGCGGTGGCCCGCCAGATCGCGCGAGCGCTTAGCGTTCGCCCTGTTCATCCATACCGGCCAACGCGCCTCCGACGTCGCTCGCATGTCATGGGTGGACGTCGAGAGCGAAAGCATCTGGGTCGTCCAGAAAAAGACCAAGGCCAGGACGCGCGCTGCGGAGCAAAAGAAGCTCGCACGCGCTGCGATCGACAGGCTTACCGAGAGCCCAGCGCGCAGCAAATTCCCAAACCTTCAGTCGAGGTTTGGGGAAAATCCGGATTTACCCAATGAAATCAACGCGAATTGCGGCATTTGGCGCCCCGTAGGGGACTCGAACCCCTGTTACCAACGTGAGAGGCTGGTGTCCTAGGCCACTAGACGAACGGGGCTCTCTCTGAAGGACGCCACCTATAGGAGAGGCCGCGCCACCGATCAAGTCCGTTCTTTCTTGGACGAACAGGGAAGCCTGCGGCGAAACGGTCGCGTCAGGGTTGCGCCGTCTCGGGCACAATCTCGAGCTTGCGCACGATGGCGCCGCTGGCGAGATCGATCACCGCGATTCCTGCGCCAGCCGGCCCCTCATAATGAACGGCGAGGCGGTCACCACTCGCCGAAACCGACTTCACGACGGCCCCCGCCGGCA from Hyphomicrobium sp. CS1GBMeth3 includes:
- a CDS encoding DoxX family protein — protein: MTRFFSALIGAMERIPHDLLALLARFSVGTVFFRSGLLKVEGWTDGTTIALFKDEYKLPVIPPEIAAYMATAAELALPPLLFLGIFTRFAGLALLLMTLVIQIFVYPNAFDTHGVWAVSLLYLMKYGAGIASIDHWLESRLRDTAVGGAPASK